In uncultured Draconibacterium sp., one genomic interval encodes:
- a CDS encoding sulfatase-like hydrolase/transferase, whose product MFKTSWIKLILLLGFFLNGFNIFAQTVQKPNIIFILTDDQRWSALGYAGNKVIQTPEMDKLAEEGVYFSQAMVTTPICSASRASIFSGVHERTHKYTFQTGPIREELMETAYPKLLKEAGYYNGFYGKFGVNFQGTEKMFDVIEDYDRNVSFPDYRGYYYKTLDGDTVHLTRYTGQKALDFIEQAPAEKPFCLSLSFSAPHAHDNAPEQYFWQEEPGKLYQNTDMPAPELADDKYFNALPEAVRKGFNHTRWYWRYDTPEKYQHSVKGYYRMINGIDLEIAKIRKKLKEKGLEKNTVIILMGDNGQFLGERQLAGKWLMYDNSVRVPMIVYDPRVKKHRDISEMALNIDIPATILDLAGIKAPGVYQGKSLIPVVSGKEKSLNRDTVLIEHLWEFANIPPSEGVRTKDWKYLRYINNKTDEELYSLNDDPKEITNLAKDAKYQKVLQELRTKNDELVQRYKGPLSGVPFGLTVELIREPKFTKIIDSKPEFGWMIPEDAVTQKAYQLLLASTRENIDNNIGDIWDSGRVSGSQSANVEPDCEPLKENHTYFWKVRIYDIDNRLSEYSPVQEFTTGTFGDKIASCNWFLVENIKPEAFKKNVDGSYFADFGKDAFGTLRLNYSSKKEEKLTIRLGEKLLDEKIDREPGGTIRYAELQMDVRPGISEYQIELIPDERNTKSVAVALPDSFPVIMPFRYVEIEGAEDLTAGDLTQVAYFTYFNDETSSFTCSNDILNQVWDLCKYSQKATSFAGYYVDGDRERIPYEADAYLNQLSHYSVDNEYAIARKTIEYFMDFPTWPTEWQLHVALLFYQDYMYTGNTELIKKYYEPLKYKTLMMLDDEDGFISTKSPKLNGEVMAQLGFADTTQRVRDIVDWPQAGGWGTMGEDDGFVFRPVNTVINSMYYRNMEIMAEFAQILGKTEEALDFKLRAAKVKKSINQKLYNKEKGYYTDGIGTDHGSVHANMFPLTFGVVPDEYKESVANYMKTRGMACSVYGAQYLMEAVYNAGAADYGLELMTATHDRSWYNMIKVGSTITMEAWDMKYKPNSDWNHAWGAAPANIVARNMWGIQPKTPGFGVATIHPQLANLEFSSIKVPTVKGPIKGDYRKLNNRLWKYVIELPANMVGEFIADFPENAVVSLNGQTVNLSFGSMRLAPGENEILIQINSF is encoded by the coding sequence ATGTTTAAAACTTCCTGGATTAAGTTGATTTTACTGCTTGGATTTTTTCTGAACGGCTTCAACATTTTTGCGCAAACAGTGCAGAAGCCAAACATTATTTTTATTCTCACCGATGATCAGCGCTGGAGTGCTCTGGGGTATGCAGGGAATAAAGTAATACAAACTCCGGAGATGGATAAACTGGCCGAAGAGGGGGTTTATTTTTCGCAGGCAATGGTAACAACTCCAATTTGCTCTGCAAGTCGGGCAAGTATTTTTAGCGGAGTGCACGAACGTACACACAAATATACTTTTCAAACCGGCCCAATTCGTGAAGAGTTAATGGAAACCGCCTATCCGAAACTATTAAAAGAAGCCGGGTACTATAACGGCTTTTATGGCAAGTTCGGAGTGAATTTTCAGGGCACAGAAAAGATGTTCGATGTAATTGAAGATTACGACCGTAACGTGAGTTTTCCTGATTACCGGGGCTATTATTATAAAACACTGGATGGTGATACGGTGCATCTAACCCGCTATACAGGACAAAAAGCCCTTGATTTTATCGAGCAGGCTCCGGCTGAAAAACCTTTCTGTTTGTCGTTGAGTTTTAGTGCACCACATGCCCACGATAACGCTCCCGAACAGTATTTCTGGCAGGAAGAACCCGGGAAATTGTATCAAAATACGGACATGCCAGCACCAGAACTGGCCGACGATAAATATTTTAATGCTCTGCCTGAAGCAGTTCGAAAAGGTTTTAACCACACGCGCTGGTACTGGCGATACGATACTCCTGAAAAATACCAACACAGTGTAAAAGGGTACTATCGAATGATTAACGGCATTGACCTGGAAATCGCAAAAATCAGGAAAAAATTAAAGGAGAAGGGACTCGAAAAAAATACAGTAATTATTCTGATGGGCGATAACGGTCAGTTTTTGGGAGAACGGCAACTGGCCGGAAAATGGCTGATGTATGATAATTCGGTAAGAGTGCCGATGATTGTTTATGATCCGCGCGTAAAGAAACACCGCGACATATCGGAAATGGCTCTGAATATTGATATCCCCGCAACCATTCTCGATCTGGCCGGTATAAAAGCACCCGGCGTTTATCAGGGCAAGAGTCTGATCCCGGTAGTTTCCGGCAAGGAAAAATCGCTGAATCGCGACACGGTTCTTATTGAGCATCTTTGGGAATTTGCAAACATTCCTCCCAGCGAAGGAGTGCGTACAAAAGACTGGAAATACCTGCGTTACATCAACAATAAAACAGATGAGGAATTGTATTCGCTGAATGACGATCCAAAAGAAATAACAAATTTGGCAAAGGATGCAAAGTATCAAAAAGTACTACAGGAATTACGGACAAAAAATGATGAGCTTGTTCAGCGATACAAAGGTCCTTTATCGGGAGTGCCGTTTGGATTAACAGTGGAGTTGATTCGGGAACCGAAATTTACAAAGATTATCGACAGTAAACCCGAGTTTGGATGGATGATCCCCGAAGACGCTGTTACGCAGAAAGCTTACCAGCTGCTACTTGCATCGACCAGAGAGAATATCGACAACAATATTGGCGATATTTGGGACAGCGGCCGGGTGTCCGGCTCTCAGTCGGCAAACGTTGAGCCTGACTGCGAACCGCTAAAAGAAAATCATACTTATTTTTGGAAAGTACGGATTTATGACATAGACAACCGCTTATCGGAATACTCACCTGTACAGGAATTTACCACAGGAACATTTGGCGATAAAATAGCATCGTGTAATTGGTTTTTGGTGGAAAATATAAAACCGGAAGCTTTTAAAAAGAATGTGGATGGAAGCTATTTTGCCGATTTTGGGAAAGATGCTTTCGGAACGCTTCGATTAAATTATTCGTCTAAAAAGGAAGAGAAACTGACCATTCGTTTAGGAGAGAAACTTTTAGATGAAAAGATTGACCGTGAACCCGGTGGTACCATCCGTTATGCCGAATTACAAATGGATGTGAGGCCCGGAATATCAGAATACCAGATCGAACTTATCCCCGATGAACGAAATACGAAGTCGGTAGCTGTGGCCTTGCCCGATTCTTTCCCTGTGATTATGCCATTTCGATATGTTGAAATAGAAGGAGCTGAAGATTTGACAGCCGGAGATTTAACACAGGTGGCTTATTTTACTTATTTCAACGATGAAACTAGCTCGTTTACTTGTTCAAACGATATCTTAAATCAGGTGTGGGATTTATGTAAATATTCGCAAAAAGCAACTTCGTTTGCGGGTTATTATGTGGATGGCGATCGCGAAAGAATACCGTATGAAGCCGATGCTTATCTGAATCAGTTGAGTCATTATTCGGTGGATAACGAATATGCCATTGCCCGAAAGACCATCGAATATTTTATGGATTTTCCTACCTGGCCAACCGAATGGCAACTGCATGTGGCGCTGCTCTTTTATCAGGATTACATGTACACCGGAAATACCGAACTTATTAAAAAATATTACGAGCCATTGAAATATAAGACACTAATGATGCTTGACGATGAGGATGGTTTTATTAGCACCAAATCGCCAAAACTGAACGGTGAAGTAATGGCGCAGCTCGGATTTGCAGATACTACACAACGTGTTCGCGATATTGTTGACTGGCCTCAGGCCGGAGGATGGGGAACAATGGGAGAAGACGATGGTTTTGTTTTTCGCCCGGTGAATACGGTCATCAATTCCATGTATTACCGAAATATGGAAATTATGGCCGAATTTGCGCAGATCTTGGGAAAAACCGAAGAAGCGCTCGATTTTAAACTAAGGGCTGCCAAAGTAAAAAAATCAATCAATCAAAAATTATATAACAAGGAAAAGGGATACTATACCGATGGAATCGGGACAGACCATGGTTCCGTACACGCCAACATGTTTCCTTTGACCTTTGGTGTGGTTCCTGACGAGTATAAAGAATCAGTAGCCAATTATATGAAAACCCGCGGAATGGCATGCAGCGTATACGGCGCTCAGTATCTGATGGAAGCGGTTTACAATGCCGGAGCGGCTGATTATGGCCTGGAGTTGATGACAGCCACGCACGATCGTAGCTGGTATAATATGATAAAAGTGGGGTCAACCATTACCATGGAAGCCTGGGACATGAAGTACAAACCTAATTCCGACTGGAACCACGCCTGGGGAGCGGCACCGGCAAATATTGTCGCCCGAAACATGTGGGGAATTCAGCCCAAAACACCGGGATTTGGAGTGGCAACTATTCACCCTCAATTGGCTAATCTGGAGTTTAGTTCCATTAAAGTGCCAACTGTAAAAGGCCCAATTAAAGGCGATTATAGAAAGCTGAATAATCGTTTATGGAAATATGTTATTGAATTACCGGCAAATATGGTTGGAGAGTTTATTGCGGATTTTCCTGAAAATGC
- the buk gene encoding butyrate kinase: protein MHQVLAINPGSTSTKFAVYNEKECVFTKTIRHPLEQLLRYKNIIDQFAFRKGLIIETLVEEGIEVDAIKYIIGRGGLTYPLESGVYKVNNLMLDHLQQGVMGHHASNLGAMLADYIALQIPNAKAFIADPVVTDEMDDVARFSGHPRFQRLSIFHALNQKATARLHAQKMGKNYDEMRLIIAHLGGGISVGAHKNGRVIDVNNALDGEGAFSPERSGTLPVGQVIDLCFGGRISQEQIRRMVVGEGGFVAYLGTNDALEVEKRVEKGDEKAKLVQEALFYQVSKMIGEMAVVLEGKVDGILLTGGLAYNKQLETYIRNKAGFIAEVFVYPGEDELEALAINALRVAKGEVIAKEYTKANKF from the coding sequence ATGCACCAGGTTCTTGCTATAAATCCGGGTTCTACCTCCACAAAATTTGCTGTTTATAACGAAAAGGAATGTGTTTTTACCAAAACCATTCGGCATCCGCTCGAGCAACTGCTACGCTATAAAAATATTATCGATCAGTTTGCTTTTCGAAAAGGTTTAATCATTGAAACTTTGGTTGAAGAAGGAATTGAAGTGGATGCCATAAAATACATTATTGGCCGCGGTGGACTGACCTATCCGTTGGAATCGGGCGTTTACAAAGTGAATAACTTAATGCTCGACCATTTGCAACAAGGTGTGATGGGGCATCATGCCAGCAATTTGGGAGCTATGCTGGCCGATTATATTGCTTTGCAAATTCCAAATGCAAAAGCTTTTATTGCCGATCCGGTGGTTACCGATGAAATGGATGATGTGGCTCGTTTTTCGGGTCATCCGCGGTTTCAACGGCTGTCGATCTTTCATGCATTAAACCAAAAAGCAACAGCGCGTTTACACGCCCAAAAAATGGGAAAGAACTACGATGAGATGCGTTTAATAATCGCTCATCTGGGCGGTGGTATTTCAGTAGGAGCGCACAAAAACGGTCGTGTTATCGATGTAAATAATGCGCTTGACGGGGAAGGGGCTTTTAGCCCGGAGCGATCGGGAACACTGCCTGTTGGCCAGGTTATCGATCTTTGTTTTGGCGGAAGAATTTCGCAGGAACAAATTCGCAGGATGGTGGTTGGCGAAGGTGGTTTTGTAGCTTATCTGGGCACAAACGATGCTTTGGAAGTGGAGAAACGCGTTGAAAAAGGTGACGAAAAAGCAAAGTTGGTTCAGGAGGCTTTATTTTACCAGGTTTCCAAAATGATAGGTGAAATGGCAGTTGTACTTGAAGGTAAAGTGGACGGAATATTATTAACCGGTGGTTTGGCTTACAATAAACAGCTGGAGACCTATATTCGAAATAAAGCGGGTTTTATTGCTGAAGTGTTTGTTTATCCCGGAGAAGATGAGCTGGAAGCTTTGGCCATTAACGCGCTTCGTGTAGCTAAAGGCGAGGTTATAGCCAAAGAGTATACTAAAGCGAATAAGTTTTAA
- a CDS encoding phosphate acyltransferase produces MSINNFTELLEVVKKQPPKRVVAVNGVDVSTLEAMHDAVELGFVIPIITGDRTIIEESCKKLGVDSSDYQIYDAKSIREATDIAVELIHEDKADVLMKGMVSTDQFMRALLRKENNLVPTKGTLSHVSVMDNPNYHKLLVFSDAAVLPYPDLKQKILMTNYLICAAKSLGIEQPKVAVIAPTEQIIISIQSCMDGATIAKMSEHGQIEGGLVDGPMALDVAINAESAEVKGFTSPVAGDADCLLFPNIDAANVFYKTNSKLAKAEMAGIIAGAKVPAVVSSRGDSRKTKLNSVALASIVSYQISNT; encoded by the coding sequence ATGAGTATAAACAATTTTACAGAACTTCTGGAAGTCGTAAAAAAGCAACCTCCGAAACGGGTGGTGGCTGTTAACGGTGTTGATGTAAGCACGTTGGAAGCCATGCACGATGCTGTTGAATTGGGGTTTGTAATACCGATAATAACCGGCGACAGAACGATTATTGAAGAATCGTGTAAAAAGCTGGGTGTTGATAGCTCGGATTATCAGATTTATGATGCTAAATCAATTCGCGAAGCTACCGACATAGCCGTAGAACTTATTCATGAAGACAAGGCCGATGTGTTGATGAAAGGAATGGTGTCGACCGATCAGTTTATGCGTGCTTTGCTTAGAAAAGAAAACAACCTGGTTCCCACAAAAGGTACATTAAGCCACGTTTCTGTAATGGATAATCCGAATTATCACAAATTGCTTGTTTTTAGTGATGCGGCTGTGTTGCCTTATCCTGATCTGAAACAAAAGATCCTGATGACAAATTACCTTATTTGTGCAGCAAAATCGCTGGGTATAGAACAGCCAAAAGTTGCGGTAATTGCACCAACCGAACAAATAATTATTTCCATTCAGTCGTGTATGGATGGCGCTACAATTGCCAAAATGTCGGAGCACGGACAAATCGAAGGTGGTTTGGTTGATGGTCCCATGGCCCTTGATGTAGCTATTAATGCCGAGTCGGCCGAAGTAAAAGGTTTTACCTCGCCGGTTGCAGGCGATGCCGATTGTTTGTTGTTCCCGAACATTGATGCGGCCAATGTTTTTTACAAAACAAACTCAAAACTGGCTAAAGCCGAAATGGCGGGGATTATTGCCGGAGCGAAAGTGCCTGCTGTGGTATCATCGCGTGGCGACAGTAGAAAAACAAAGTTGAATTCTGTGGCACTTGCATCAATTGTAAGTTACCAGATAAGTAATACGTAA
- the acs gene encoding acetate--CoA ligase, giving the protein MENKITSLAEYLQKYKESVADPDNFWGKIAESHYWQKKWDKVLDYKFEGDGAPDVNWFVNGKLNITENIFERNMFMRKDQVAIIWEPNDPKEPEIKLTYGELFDKVKQFANGLKKIGVEKGDRVALYLPMVPELAIAMLACARIGAIHSIVFAGFSATALADRINDAEAKVVITSDGGFRGTKSIPLKSIADEAVEKCPSIETTVVLRRTEEEIKWVDGRDIWWHDLIAGVDCENKAETMDAEDVLFILYTSGSTGKPKGVVHTTAGYMVYAEYTFKNVFQYSDGDIYWCTADIGWVTGHSYIVYGPLLTGATSVMFEGVPTWPDAGRFWEIVDKYKINQFYTAPTAIRALVAQGDEWVTKHDLDSLKVLGTVGEPINEEAWRWYHDLVGKSRCPIVDTWWQTETGGIMITPLAGITPTKPSLATLPLPGIQPVLLDHEGNELKGNSVEGILCIKYPWPGMIRTTWGDHQRCYQTYFASFPGYYLTGDGAKRDEEGYYRIIGRIDDVINVSGHRIGTAEVEDAINQHPKVVESAVVGYPHEIKGAGIYAYVICEDMTDSELDNIEAEIKATVNKFIGPIAKPDKIQIVSGLPKTRSGKIMRRILRKIGEGDATNLGDTSTLLDPGVVDQIIDGAKVEVKR; this is encoded by the coding sequence ATGGAAAATAAGATCACAAGTTTAGCCGAGTACTTGCAAAAGTACAAGGAAAGTGTGGCTGACCCCGATAATTTTTGGGGAAAAATAGCCGAAAGCCATTACTGGCAAAAGAAATGGGATAAAGTTCTAGATTACAAATTTGAAGGAGACGGTGCTCCCGATGTGAATTGGTTTGTGAATGGCAAACTAAATATCACCGAGAATATTTTTGAGCGCAACATGTTTATGCGAAAAGATCAGGTTGCGATTATTTGGGAACCCAACGACCCAAAAGAACCGGAGATTAAATTAACCTATGGCGAGTTGTTCGATAAAGTAAAACAATTTGCCAACGGATTAAAAAAGATTGGCGTTGAAAAAGGTGACCGTGTAGCACTGTATCTGCCCATGGTTCCGGAACTGGCAATTGCTATGCTGGCCTGTGCCCGAATCGGAGCCATTCACTCCATTGTATTTGCAGGATTCTCGGCAACAGCATTGGCCGACCGTATTAACGATGCCGAAGCAAAAGTTGTAATTACTTCCGATGGTGGATTCCGGGGAACAAAATCAATACCTCTAAAAAGTATTGCCGACGAAGCGGTGGAAAAATGTCCATCGATAGAAACAACTGTTGTTTTAAGACGTACCGAGGAAGAAATAAAATGGGTGGACGGAAGAGACATTTGGTGGCACGATTTGATTGCCGGTGTTGATTGCGAAAATAAGGCTGAAACAATGGACGCCGAAGATGTACTTTTTATCCTCTATACATCGGGCTCAACCGGAAAACCAAAAGGAGTGGTGCACACCACCGCCGGCTACATGGTTTATGCCGAATACACCTTCAAAAATGTTTTCCAGTACAGCGATGGTGATATATACTGGTGTACCGCCGATATTGGCTGGGTAACCGGCCACTCGTACATTGTTTACGGGCCACTGTTAACCGGAGCTACTTCGGTTATGTTCGAAGGTGTTCCGACCTGGCCTGACGCAGGGCGTTTCTGGGAAATCGTTGATAAATATAAGATCAACCAATTCTACACCGCACCAACTGCTATCCGTGCACTGGTGGCACAAGGCGACGAATGGGTGACGAAACACGATCTGGACTCACTAAAAGTTCTGGGTACCGTTGGAGAACCCATTAACGAAGAAGCCTGGCGTTGGTACCACGACCTGGTTGGTAAAAGCCGTTGCCCGATTGTGGATACCTGGTGGCAAACCGAAACCGGTGGTATAATGATCACTCCGCTGGCAGGAATTACACCAACCAAACCTTCGCTGGCAACCTTGCCGCTACCGGGAATTCAGCCGGTGCTGCTGGATCACGAAGGAAACGAATTGAAAGGCAACAGTGTTGAGGGAATTCTTTGCATTAAATATCCCTGGCCGGGCATGATACGCACCACCTGGGGCGATCATCAACGATGCTATCAAACTTACTTCGCATCCTTCCCCGGCTATTATCTGACCGGTGATGGCGCCAAGCGCGACGAAGAAGGATACTACCGCATAATCGGTCGTATTGATGATGTAATCAATGTTTCGGGGCACCGGATTGGTACTGCCGAAGTGGAAGATGCCATTAACCAACACCCAAAAGTTGTTGAATCGGCTGTGGTTGGTTATCCGCACGAAATTAAAGGAGCAGGAATTTATGCCTATGTAATTTGTGAAGATATGACCGATTCTGAACTGGATAATATTGAAGCAGAAATAAAGGCTACCGTAAATAAGTTTATCGGGCCTATTGCCAAGCCCGATAAAATTCAGATTGTAAGCGGCTTGCCCAAAACAAGGTCGGGAAAAATTATGCGACGCATTCTGCGTAAAATCGGAGAAGGCGATGCTACCAACCTTGGCGACACATCAACATTACTCGACCCTGGCGTTGTTGATCAAATTATCGACGGAGCAAAAGTTGAAGTAAAACGATAA